One Alicyclobacillus acidoterrestris DNA window includes the following coding sequences:
- a CDS encoding metallophosphoesterase family protein, with translation MLRILHTADLHVGTPLRVAAEELPEQVAKTLRQAVDTILARLVDYAIDAQVDAVMIVGDLFDGTDPPVSVQYDVYRQFRRLANHGIPVVLTHGNHDPAGAPALFQWPDSVHVLGGQAHGESVCDLMLPLQSYRVQFSGFSYGSRELYGSKVGEFHRLPEADIAIAMYHGQIGGSYGSHAPYAAAPLEEVVRQPGFDAWALGHIHRHRVLRERGPFVGYPGAPQGRDVSEMGPHGAILLTWDDRLHLTHTFLPFSTVEWQRVDVDVSDSTTIDDVWAAVAAELKGDTVLRLVHLCLSGRSFLHNSLNLPEAKAIFQHAADDESLAVWIHRYTSAVEPDVDFGVWETSDSYVGQLLQLLRQAELEPEAVFALLADGGWKERECALVAEALKQDPEGVMQRVRQILLSHMHPEKGDLELVEWRGMHAAAGSVD, from the coding sequence GTGCTGCGCATTCTCCATACAGCGGACTTACATGTGGGGACGCCGCTGCGGGTCGCCGCCGAGGAGTTGCCGGAACAGGTGGCAAAAACATTGCGGCAAGCAGTGGATACGATTCTAGCGCGTTTGGTAGATTACGCTATCGACGCGCAGGTGGACGCCGTGATGATTGTGGGAGATTTGTTCGACGGGACAGACCCGCCTGTGAGTGTCCAATATGACGTGTACCGCCAGTTTCGGCGCCTTGCCAATCATGGCATTCCAGTGGTTCTTACGCACGGTAACCACGACCCAGCAGGTGCGCCAGCCTTGTTTCAGTGGCCCGACAGCGTTCACGTTCTGGGCGGACAGGCGCATGGGGAATCGGTGTGCGACCTCATGTTGCCGCTGCAGAGTTATCGCGTGCAGTTTTCCGGGTTCAGCTACGGTTCGCGGGAGTTGTACGGATCGAAAGTGGGTGAGTTTCACCGGCTGCCCGAGGCGGATATCGCGATAGCGATGTACCATGGGCAAATTGGCGGATCGTATGGATCACACGCGCCCTACGCCGCTGCACCGCTGGAAGAGGTGGTGCGCCAGCCAGGCTTTGACGCATGGGCGCTTGGGCATATTCATCGCCATCGCGTATTGCGTGAACGCGGGCCGTTCGTCGGTTATCCTGGCGCACCACAGGGGCGCGATGTGAGTGAGATGGGCCCGCATGGGGCCATTCTGCTGACATGGGATGACCGTTTGCATTTGACACACACTTTTTTGCCGTTTTCGACGGTGGAATGGCAGCGTGTCGACGTGGATGTGAGTGACTCGACGACCATTGACGACGTATGGGCGGCTGTCGCTGCTGAGTTAAAAGGAGATACCGTGCTGCGACTTGTCCATCTTTGCTTGTCAGGGCGCAGTTTCTTGCACAACAGCCTCAATTTGCCCGAAGCTAAGGCCATCTTTCAGCATGCGGCCGATGACGAGTCACTTGCAGTCTGGATACATCGCTATACCAGCGCGGTGGAACCGGACGTCGACTTTGGCGTTTGGGAAACGTCTGACAGTTACGTTGGACAGTTGCTTCAGTTATTGCGGCAGGCCGAATTGGAACCAGAGGCTGTGTTCGCGCTGCTTGCCGACGGTGGCTGGAAGGAAAGGGAGTGCGCCCTCGTCGCGGAGGCATTGAAACAGGACCCGGAGGGCGTGATGCAGCGGGTTCGCCAAATTCTGTTAAGCCATATGCACCCCGAAAAAGGCGATTTGGAACTGGTAGAATGGAGGGGTATGCATGCGGCTGCAGGGTCTGTGGATTGA
- a CDS encoding MFS transporter — protein MASTPIVQPKQVSAARILTSSGFGLLFDSFDVGLLSYVLVSLAKEWHLSTTVTGLIGSVSSIGMAVGSAFAGSLADKFGRRSIFLFTLLIYSIATGLSAFAAGVGLFILLRFFVGLGLGGELPVATTYVLESSPDDVRGRRVVFLEMFWAFGSLIAALVSFFVIPSAGWRVVFLIGAIPALYTIVLRFALPETPKYTRLAKRPSMATALKQVWTNGMARRSAVTWILWFHSIRLEVLSVEVVLETALRAHRASASEYSPFLLRPNEWRKSHSQTHPVPRRQY, from the coding sequence ATGGCGAGTACACCGATAGTGCAGCCCAAGCAGGTTTCTGCTGCACGAATACTCACTTCGTCTGGATTTGGCTTGCTGTTCGACTCGTTCGATGTCGGACTTTTGTCGTATGTGCTCGTGTCGCTTGCCAAAGAGTGGCATCTTTCGACGACCGTCACAGGTTTAATTGGCAGCGTCAGTTCCATTGGTATGGCCGTCGGATCGGCATTTGCCGGTTCCCTCGCCGACAAATTCGGACGGCGCAGCATCTTCTTATTCACCTTGTTAATTTACAGCATCGCAACAGGGCTCTCAGCCTTCGCAGCAGGTGTCGGCCTGTTTATTCTTCTGCGTTTCTTCGTAGGCTTAGGACTCGGTGGGGAATTGCCCGTGGCCACCACATATGTTCTGGAATCCTCACCAGACGACGTCCGCGGCCGACGCGTCGTCTTCCTTGAAATGTTCTGGGCATTTGGCTCTCTCATCGCGGCGCTCGTGTCCTTTTTTGTCATTCCCTCCGCAGGCTGGCGAGTCGTATTTCTCATCGGCGCCATTCCAGCGCTCTACACGATTGTCCTGCGCTTCGCCCTGCCGGAGACACCCAAGTACACGCGCCTGGCCAAACGCCCCTCGATGGCGACTGCGCTAAAGCAAGTCTGGACAAACGGAATGGCCCGCCGTTCTGCCGTGACCTGGATCTTGTGGTTCCACAGCATCCGGCTAGAGGTATTGTCAGTCGAAGTCGTTCTGGAAACGGCGCTTAGGGCACACCGGGCGTCAGCATCTGAATACTCGCCATTTCTTCTGCGACCAAACGAATGGAGGAAATCACATTCCCAGACGCATCCAGTCCCCAGACGGCAATATTGA